One region of Cyanobium sp. M30B3 genomic DNA includes:
- the pheA gene encoding prephenate dehydratase produces MRLAFLGPVGTYGEQAALQLVALEGLQDVEYVPQLGIRAVVQALASGSCDAAVVPVENSVEGGVTACLDALWEHPELAITRALVLPIRHALLGSGGLEGVSEVLSHPQALAQCSQWLAEHLPNALQLPTSSTAEAARMVAGSRFRAAVASRQAAHDHGLQELAYPINDVAGNCTRFLLLRRDARQARGAVASLAFSLHSNQPGALLEALGCFARRGLNMSRIESRPSKREMGEYIFFVDLDLDLEPPGGPPADAAAPAPGKSSALEAALAELRPLCEHLALFGSYPLTALA; encoded by the coding sequence ATGCGTCTCGCCTTCCTCGGCCCCGTTGGCACCTATGGCGAGCAGGCGGCCCTGCAGCTGGTGGCGCTGGAGGGTCTGCAGGATGTGGAGTACGTGCCCCAGCTGGGTATCCGGGCCGTGGTGCAGGCCCTGGCCAGCGGCAGCTGCGACGCGGCCGTGGTGCCGGTGGAGAACTCGGTGGAGGGCGGCGTGACCGCCTGCCTGGATGCCCTCTGGGAGCATCCCGAGCTGGCGATCACCCGGGCCCTGGTGCTGCCGATTCGCCATGCCCTGCTGGGCAGTGGTGGCTTGGAGGGGGTGAGCGAGGTGCTCTCCCATCCCCAGGCCCTGGCCCAGTGCAGCCAGTGGCTGGCCGAGCATCTGCCCAACGCCCTGCAGCTGCCCACCAGTTCCACGGCCGAGGCGGCCCGGATGGTGGCGGGCAGCCGCTTCCGGGCGGCGGTGGCTTCCCGCCAGGCCGCCCACGACCATGGCTTGCAGGAGCTGGCCTACCCGATCAACGACGTGGCCGGCAACTGCACCCGCTTCCTGCTGCTGCGCCGGGACGCGCGCCAGGCCCGCGGTGCAGTGGCCAGCCTGGCCTTCTCCCTGCATTCCAACCAGCCCGGAGCGCTGCTGGAGGCCCTGGGCTGCTTCGCCCGCCGCGGGTTGAACATGAGCCGGATCGAGTCGCGGCCCTCCAAGCGGGAGATGGGCGAATACATCTTCTTTGTTGACCTGGACCTGGACCTGGAGCCACCGGGCGGCCCCCCTGCGGATGCCGCTGCCCCAGCCCCGGGGAAGTCCAGCGCCCTGGAGGCGGCCCTGGCTGAACTCAGGCCCCTGTGTGAGCACCTGGCCCTGTTCGGCAGCTACCCGCTCACCGCGCTGGCCTGA
- a CDS encoding ribonuclease HII, whose protein sequence is MVTAGVDEVGRGCLFGPVFAAAVVLGPGAAPSLQALGLTDSKALTARRRAALVPAITAEAAGWALGQASAAEIDRLGIRAATERAMLRALQKLPRCPSLVIVDGVLPLRGWRGPQRTLVQGDRLCPAIAAASVLAKQARDRLVIDVLAPRFPGYGLERHVGYATALHRQALLQLGPTALHRRSFLRKLLAAQSSSNQLS, encoded by the coding sequence ATGGTCACGGCCGGGGTGGATGAGGTGGGCCGCGGCTGCCTGTTCGGCCCCGTGTTCGCCGCGGCGGTGGTGCTCGGCCCAGGGGCGGCGCCCTCGCTGCAGGCCCTCGGTCTCACCGACAGCAAGGCCCTCACCGCCCGCCGCCGGGCCGCCCTGGTGCCGGCGATCACGGCTGAGGCCGCTGGCTGGGCCCTGGGCCAGGCCTCGGCCGCCGAGATCGACCGGCTGGGCATCCGGGCCGCCACCGAACGGGCCATGCTGCGTGCCCTGCAGAAACTGCCCCGGTGCCCCTCCCTGGTGATCGTGGATGGGGTGTTGCCGCTGCGCGGCTGGAGGGGCCCCCAGCGCACCCTGGTGCAGGGGGATCGTCTCTGCCCGGCGATCGCCGCCGCCAGCGTGCTGGCCAAGCAGGCCCGCGACCGGCTGGTGATCGACGTCCTCGCCCCCCGCTTCCCCGGCTATGGCCTGGAGCGCCACGTGGGCTATGCCACAGCCCTGCACCGGCAGGCCCTGCTCCAGCTCGGTCCCACGGCCCTGCACCGCCGCAGCTTTCTGCGCAAGCTGCTGGCGGCTCAGTCTTCGAGCAACCAGCTCTCGTAG
- a CDS encoding LON peptidase substrate-binding domain-containing protein — MGELAVRELPLFPLPDVVLFPQEVLPLHIFEPRYRMLLRTVMAEDRRFGVIRWDPQERRMADVGCCAEIIHCQTQEDDRSNIVTMGQQRFRVLDVVREAPFRVGLVSWIEDEPDSDSRGVADLADQVRDALKDVVELTAKLIGKPAQLPGDLPDLPRELSFWIGSHLGGPVADHQQALLEITSTGERLRQEFDLLDHTRRQLAARTVLKDTFQPQ; from the coding sequence ATGGGTGAACTGGCCGTACGGGAGCTGCCCCTGTTTCCGCTGCCCGATGTGGTGCTCTTCCCGCAGGAAGTGTTGCCGCTGCACATCTTCGAGCCCCGCTACCGGATGCTGCTGCGCACGGTGATGGCCGAGGATCGGCGCTTCGGCGTGATCCGCTGGGATCCCCAGGAACGGCGCATGGCCGATGTGGGCTGTTGTGCCGAAATCATCCACTGCCAGACCCAGGAGGATGACCGCAGCAACATCGTGACCATGGGCCAGCAACGCTTCCGCGTGCTGGACGTCGTGCGGGAGGCCCCGTTTCGCGTCGGGCTGGTGAGCTGGATCGAAGATGAGCCCGACAGCGACAGCCGAGGCGTGGCCGACCTGGCCGATCAGGTGCGGGACGCCCTCAAGGACGTGGTGGAACTCACCGCCAAACTGATCGGCAAGCCCGCCCAGCTGCCCGGCGATCTGCCCGACCTGCCCCGCGAGCTCTCCTTCTGGATCGGCTCCCACCTGGGCGGGCCGGTGGCCGACCACCAGCAGGCCCTGCTGGAGATCACCAGCACCGGCGAACGCCTGCGCCAGGAATTCGACCTGCTCGACCACACCCGCCGTCAACTGGCGGCCCGCACCGTGCTCAAGGACACCTTCCAGCCCCAGTGA
- a CDS encoding AAA family ATPase, translating into MHGYLPRQVQLALNKALNRAAAVLMLGPRQCGKSTLARQLLAEHGNGLLLDLQDRGDRARLQEPELFFEAHRHHLVCLDEIQLLPEFFSLLRAEIDRDRRPAGRATGAAGPESPADPWRRGWAGHPSRPPSSRLPT; encoded by the coding sequence ATGCACGGTTATCTGCCCAGGCAGGTCCAACTGGCACTCAACAAGGCCCTGAACCGGGCAGCGGCGGTGCTGATGCTGGGCCCCCGGCAATGCGGCAAATCCACGCTGGCGCGCCAGCTGCTGGCCGAGCACGGCAATGGCTTGCTGCTCGACCTGCAGGACCGCGGCGATCGGGCCCGGCTGCAAGAGCCGGAGCTGTTCTTCGAAGCCCATCGGCATCACCTGGTGTGCCTCGATGAGATCCAGCTGCTGCCGGAGTTCTTCAGCCTGCTGCGCGCCGAGATCGACCGGGACCGCCGGCCCGCAGGCCGAGCAACTGGCGCAGCCGGGCCGGAATCACCAGCTGACCCTTGGAGGAGAGGGTGGGCAGGGCATCCATCCAGACCCCCATCAAGCCGCTTACCGACCTAA
- a CDS encoding Rne/Rng family ribonuclease, translating to MPQQIVIAEQLRIAAVLNDERVDQLVVAQGRYQIGDVYLGTVENVLPGIDAAFVNIGESEKNGFIHVTDLGPLRLKKGAAGITELLEPRQKVLVQVMKEPTGTKGPRLTGNLTLPGRFLVLQPHGQGVNISRRINGDHERNRLRALGVLIKPPGAGLLIRTEAEGVSEDLLIDDLEALLRQWEAIQSAAETANPPVLLNRDEDFIHRVLRDLYSPDVLRVVVDTPAAVARANAFLGADHANVQVEAHSESSDILEAFKVNAAIRDALKPRVDLPSGGYVIIEPTEALTVIDVNSGSFTRSANARETVLWTNCEAAVEIARQLKLRNIGGVVIVDFIDMESRRDQLQLLEHFTQAVRDDAARPQIAQLTELGLVELTRKRQGQNIYELFGRACPSCGGLGHVAVLPGQDSLQPLATATGLVRSAASARAEVLAPGAAVETGSGRRRRGGRGGRSTAAAPVGGDLADSGVFMPIAPLLEGQDGLIGEPTALNGASEPAAASRRPEPELVAVPMDAEQEAVYGWLGLSPTLLLDAPPPGDNVVVRVVRPDADAEAVLEEARQQLASSGSRRRRGRSSRGGGAAGAPTSGAGNGSAPSGEPDQLEERRPAPVEITPLPPQLEPETIVTVSVPTRPPAEPEEQPLAVGAAAADVEVEDDNQPRRRRRRSSAAT from the coding sequence ATGCCACAGCAGATCGTCATTGCCGAGCAACTGCGGATCGCCGCGGTTCTCAACGATGAGCGGGTTGATCAACTGGTTGTCGCCCAGGGCCGTTACCAGATCGGCGACGTGTACCTGGGTACTGTCGAAAATGTTCTCCCGGGTATTGATGCGGCCTTTGTCAATATCGGCGAGAGCGAAAAGAACGGCTTCATTCATGTCACTGATCTCGGCCCCCTGCGCCTGAAGAAAGGCGCCGCTGGCATCACCGAGCTGCTGGAGCCCAGGCAGAAGGTGCTGGTGCAGGTGATGAAGGAGCCCACGGGCACCAAGGGGCCCCGGCTCACCGGCAATCTCACCCTGCCCGGCCGCTTCCTGGTGCTGCAGCCCCATGGCCAGGGGGTGAACATCTCCCGCCGGATCAACGGCGACCACGAGCGCAACCGCCTGCGCGCCCTGGGGGTGCTGATCAAGCCCCCCGGCGCCGGGCTGCTGATCCGCACCGAGGCGGAGGGGGTGAGCGAAGACCTGCTGATCGACGACCTGGAAGCGCTGCTGCGCCAGTGGGAAGCGATCCAGTCCGCCGCCGAGACGGCCAACCCGCCGGTGCTGCTCAACCGCGATGAGGATTTCATCCATCGCGTGCTGCGCGATCTCTACAGCCCCGATGTGCTGCGGGTGGTGGTGGACACCCCGGCGGCCGTGGCCCGGGCCAATGCCTTCCTCGGCGCCGACCACGCCAATGTGCAGGTGGAGGCCCACAGCGAATCCTCCGACATTCTCGAGGCGTTCAAGGTCAACGCCGCCATCCGCGATGCCCTCAAGCCCCGGGTGGATCTCCCCTCCGGTGGCTACGTGATCATCGAGCCCACCGAGGCGCTCACGGTGATCGACGTGAACTCGGGCTCCTTCACCCGCTCCGCCAATGCGCGCGAAACGGTGCTGTGGACCAACTGTGAAGCGGCGGTGGAGATTGCCCGCCAGCTCAAGCTGCGCAACATCGGCGGGGTGGTGATCGTCGACTTCATCGATATGGAGTCGCGCCGCGACCAGCTGCAGCTGCTGGAGCACTTCACCCAGGCCGTGCGCGATGACGCGGCCCGTCCCCAGATTGCCCAGCTCACGGAACTCGGCCTGGTGGAGCTCACCCGCAAGCGCCAGGGCCAGAACATCTATGAGCTGTTCGGCCGTGCCTGCCCCAGCTGTGGCGGCCTGGGCCATGTGGCCGTGCTGCCCGGTCAGGACAGCCTCCAGCCCCTGGCCACCGCCACCGGCCTGGTGCGTTCCGCCGCCTCGGCCCGCGCCGAGGTGCTGGCCCCCGGTGCTGCCGTTGAAACGGGCTCCGGCCGTCGTCGCCGCGGCGGTCGGGGAGGCCGGAGCACGGCGGCCGCCCCCGTGGGCGGTGATCTGGCCGATTCGGGCGTGTTCATGCCGATCGCCCCCCTGCTGGAGGGCCAGGATGGCCTGATCGGCGAGCCCACCGCCCTCAATGGCGCCTCGGAGCCAGCAGCTGCCAGCCGGCGGCCCGAGCCGGAGCTCGTGGCGGTGCCGATGGATGCCGAGCAGGAGGCGGTGTACGGCTGGCTGGGGCTGAGCCCAACCCTGCTGCTCGACGCGCCACCCCCGGGCGACAACGTGGTGGTGCGGGTGGTGCGCCCCGACGCCGATGCCGAGGCCGTGCTGGAGGAGGCCCGCCAGCAGCTGGCCAGCAGTGGCAGCCGTCGCCGCCGGGGACGCTCCAGCCGTGGTGGCGGCGCTGCCGGGGCGCCCACCAGCGGAGCGGGCAATGGCAGCGCCCCATCCGGTGAGCCCGACCAGCTGGAGGAGCGCCGGCCGGCACCGGTGGAGATCACACCGCTGCCTCCGCAGCTCGAGCCCGAAACGATTGTCACGGTCTCCGTGCCCACCCGGCCACCGGCGGAACCTGAGGAGCAACCGCTCGCCGTGGGCGCTGCAGCAGCGGATGTCGAGGTGGAGGACGACAACCAGCCGCGCCGCCGCCGCCGCCGCTCGTCGGCCGCAACCTGA
- a CDS encoding DUF1997 domain-containing protein, producing the protein MPLAFSASQQLQLTVNHQPQRLVAYLTQEDRVVKALLNPSQLAALGPGRYRYAVTHLQVFQLQIHPVVQLRTHAMPGRIELEAIDCQLEGLGLVDDFELTLHSWLEAAEGGLIGEARLDVRVSQPPLLRLIPARVLEATGRSLLAGILLGIKGRVGQQLLADYESWLLED; encoded by the coding sequence ATGCCCCTGGCCTTCAGTGCCAGTCAGCAACTGCAACTCACCGTGAACCACCAGCCGCAACGGCTGGTTGCCTACCTCACCCAGGAAGACCGGGTGGTGAAGGCCCTGCTCAACCCGAGCCAGCTCGCGGCCCTCGGGCCAGGCCGCTACCGCTACGCGGTGACGCACCTGCAGGTGTTTCAGCTGCAGATCCACCCCGTGGTGCAGCTGCGCACCCATGCCATGCCGGGGCGGATTGAGCTGGAGGCCATCGACTGCCAGCTGGAAGGGCTGGGGTTGGTGGACGACTTTGAACTGACCCTGCACTCCTGGCTCGAGGCGGCAGAGGGCGGGCTGATTGGCGAAGCGCGGCTGGATGTGCGCGTCAGCCAGCCGCCGCTGCTGCGCCTGATTCCAGCGCGGGTGCTGGAGGCCACCGGCCGCTCGCTGCTGGCCGGCATCCTGCTGGGCATCAAGGGCCGGGTGGGCCAGCAGCTGCTGGCCGACTACGAGAGCTGGTTGCTCGAAGACTGA
- a CDS encoding methyltransferase domain-containing protein, giving the protein MTGLPLAVGAAATAVGAAALFSWQQRNRRYTSAASVAEAYDRWTNDQLLERLWGEHIHLGHYGNPPRRAGSLDFRQAKADFVHQLVRWSGLDRLPAGSRVLDVGCGIGGSARILARDYGLEVLGISISPAQIARATALTPASLPHCRFQVMDALNLNLPDGSFDGVWSVEACPHMPDKQRYADELLRVLRPGGRLAVADWNRRDPADGAMTGLERWVMRQLLEQWAHPEFASIASLRRNLENSAWAEGLAVTTGDWTAATLPSWIDSILEGLRRPGAVLTLGPAAVLQGLRETPTILLMHWAFATGLMQFGVFRGTKPAQASAVSG; this is encoded by the coding sequence GTGACAGGCCTGCCCCTCGCCGTCGGAGCTGCGGCCACGGCCGTGGGCGCCGCCGCCCTGTTCAGCTGGCAGCAGCGCAACCGCCGCTACACCAGCGCTGCCAGCGTTGCCGAGGCCTACGACCGCTGGACCAACGACCAGTTGCTGGAGCGCCTCTGGGGAGAGCACATCCACCTCGGCCACTACGGCAACCCGCCACGCCGGGCCGGGAGCCTCGACTTCCGCCAGGCCAAGGCGGACTTCGTGCATCAGCTGGTGCGCTGGAGCGGCCTCGACCGCCTGCCAGCGGGCTCTCGCGTGCTGGATGTGGGCTGCGGCATCGGCGGCAGCGCCCGCATCCTGGCCCGCGACTACGGCCTGGAGGTGCTGGGCATCAGCATCAGTCCGGCCCAGATCGCCCGCGCCACGGCCCTCACTCCCGCCAGCCTGCCCCACTGCCGCTTCCAGGTGATGGATGCCCTGAACCTCAACCTCCCGGATGGCAGCTTCGACGGCGTGTGGAGTGTGGAGGCCTGTCCCCACATGCCCGACAAGCAGCGCTACGCCGATGAGCTGCTGCGGGTGCTGCGGCCGGGCGGACGGCTGGCGGTGGCGGACTGGAACCGGCGCGACCCGGCGGACGGGGCCATGACCGGCCTGGAGCGCTGGGTGATGCGCCAGCTGCTGGAACAGTGGGCCCACCCGGAATTCGCCAGCATCGCCTCCCTGCGCCGCAACCTTGAAAACAGCGCCTGGGCAGAAGGTCTGGCGGTGACCACCGGCGACTGGACCGCCGCCACCCTGCCCTCCTGGATCGACTCGATCCTCGAGGGCCTGCGCCGGCCCGGAGCGGTGCTCACTCTGGGGCCAGCAGCCGTGCTCCAGGGCCTGCGGGAAACCCCGACCATCCTGCTGATGCACTGGGCCTTCGCCACCGGCCTGATGCAGTTCGGCGTGTTTCGGGGCACGAAGCCCGCTCAGGCCAGCGCGGTGAGCGGGTAG
- a CDS encoding TIGR03960 family B12-binding radical SAM protein — protein sequence MPVGPAPSPAPVDFDALVDLGISKPARYLGNELGVQPRDWDHDWAAAGVRWALTYPEVYEVGASNSGHIILYSILNSVPGQLCDRSYLPAPDLAARLRARGAPLFAVESRRPLAAFDILGFSLSYELGGTNILEMLELAGIPIRAAERGDLPLSHPDAPPLIFAGGPTATSNPEPFAAFFDFIALGDGEELLPEIGLVVAEARAAGLPRRQLLRDLAQVPGVYVPALYGPGADGVAIEPLESGLPERIQRRTATPMPHYAMGLVPHIETVHDRLTVEIRRGCTRGCRFCQPGMLTRPARDVEPEAVIDAVEEGMRRTGYSDFSLLSLSCSDYLALPAVGVELRNRLADQNVSLTLPSQRVDRFDENIAHILGGTRKGGLTFAPEAGSQRLRDIVNKGLTDAELLAGIRTAMASGYRKVKLYFMIGLPGETDADVLGIADTCARLQQQCRDLGRLELNLTISNFTPKPHTPFQWHSVSTEEFRRRQQLLRTALRQLRGIKTNFTDVRLSAIEDFIGRGDRRLAPVIEAAWRAGAGLDAWFESAERSYAAWTGAIEAAGLGGRYRQLELGAWSAVEAMEVADLEAFCRQSLPWDHIDAGLDKRWLAEDLQRALDATVVPDCSFEGCSSCGVCGPELGHNVVIPPPAIPPALPQRAPASERVCRLRMGFAKTGSLALISHLDLLRLLERALRRTGMPVSFSGGFHPLPRLQVALALPLGVEGQGEWLDLEFTQPVEPAAVRARLQAELPPGLQLLSAAVVPTFGPSLSQELAAAHWRFALRAENGPALDPQACGAAIAALLAAPVLSWHDTDKKGRPRQRDCRPELQDLRLVAPGADPEAPAAPGELVLELEAAIDGAGRSLRPAQVAHWLAEHLGRELALGPQCRTALLLRES from the coding sequence ATGCCCGTGGGTCCAGCCCCCAGCCCAGCGCCGGTCGATTTCGACGCCCTGGTGGATCTGGGCATCAGCAAGCCGGCCCGCTACCTGGGCAATGAGCTGGGGGTGCAGCCGCGCGACTGGGATCACGACTGGGCCGCCGCCGGGGTGCGCTGGGCGCTCACCTACCCCGAGGTGTACGAGGTGGGGGCCAGCAACAGCGGCCACATCATTCTCTATTCGATCCTCAACAGCGTTCCCGGCCAGCTGTGCGACCGCAGCTACCTGCCGGCGCCGGATCTGGCTGCCCGCCTGCGCGCGCGCGGCGCCCCCCTGTTCGCGGTGGAGAGCCGCCGCCCCCTGGCCGCCTTCGACATCCTCGGCTTCTCGCTCAGCTACGAGCTGGGCGGCACCAACATTCTCGAGATGCTGGAGCTGGCCGGCATCCCGATCCGCGCGGCCGAGCGGGGCGATCTGCCCCTGAGCCACCCTGATGCGCCGCCCTTGATCTTCGCCGGCGGCCCCACCGCCACCAGCAACCCGGAGCCCTTCGCCGCCTTCTTCGACTTCATCGCCCTGGGCGATGGCGAGGAGCTGCTGCCCGAGATCGGCCTGGTGGTGGCCGAGGCCCGCGCCGCCGGGCTCCCGCGCCGCCAGCTGCTGCGCGATCTGGCCCAGGTGCCGGGGGTGTATGTGCCCGCGCTCTATGGCCCCGGCGCCGATGGGGTGGCGATCGAGCCGCTGGAGTCCGGCCTGCCGGAGCGCATCCAGCGGCGCACGGCCACGCCCATGCCCCACTACGCCATGGGGCTGGTGCCCCACATCGAAACGGTGCATGACCGGCTCACGGTGGAGATCCGCCGCGGTTGCACCCGCGGCTGCCGCTTCTGCCAGCCCGGCATGCTCACCCGCCCCGCCCGCGACGTGGAGCCCGAGGCCGTCATCGACGCTGTCGAGGAGGGCATGCGCCGCACCGGCTACAGCGATTTCTCGCTGCTGTCGCTCAGCTGCTCCGACTACCTGGCCCTGCCGGCGGTGGGGGTGGAGCTGCGCAACCGGCTGGCCGACCAGAACGTGAGCCTCACCCTGCCCAGCCAGCGGGTGGATCGCTTCGATGAAAACATCGCCCACATCCTGGGTGGCACCCGCAAGGGCGGTCTCACCTTCGCGCCGGAGGCCGGCAGCCAGCGCCTGCGCGACATCGTGAACAAGGGGCTCACCGACGCCGAGCTGCTGGCCGGCATCCGCACGGCCATGGCGAGCGGCTACCGCAAGGTGAAGCTCTACTTCATGATCGGCCTGCCGGGGGAGACCGACGCCGATGTGCTCGGCATCGCCGACACCTGCGCGCGGTTGCAGCAGCAGTGCCGCGATCTGGGCCGGCTGGAGCTCAACCTCACCATCTCCAACTTCACGCCCAAACCGCACACGCCCTTCCAGTGGCACAGCGTGAGCACGGAGGAATTCCGGCGCCGCCAGCAGCTGCTGCGCACCGCCCTGCGCCAGCTGCGCGGCATCAAGACCAATTTCACCGATGTGCGCCTCTCGGCCATCGAAGACTTCATCGGCCGCGGCGACCGCCGCCTGGCGCCGGTGATCGAGGCCGCCTGGCGGGCCGGGGCGGGCCTGGACGCCTGGTTTGAGTCGGCTGAGCGCAGCTACGCCGCCTGGACCGGGGCGATCGAGGCTGCGGGATTGGGCGGCCGCTACCGGCAGCTGGAGCTGGGGGCCTGGAGCGCCGTGGAGGCGATGGAGGTGGCGGACCTGGAGGCGTTCTGCCGCCAGAGCCTGCCCTGGGACCACATCGATGCGGGGCTCGACAAGCGCTGGCTGGCCGAGGATCTGCAGCGGGCCCTGGACGCCACCGTGGTGCCCGACTGCTCCTTTGAGGGCTGCAGCAGCTGCGGCGTGTGCGGGCCCGAGCTGGGCCACAACGTGGTGATCCCGCCGCCAGCGATTCCGCCGGCCCTGCCCCAGCGGGCCCCGGCCAGCGAGCGGGTGTGCCGGCTGCGCATGGGTTTTGCCAAAACCGGCTCCCTGGCGCTGATCAGCCACCTGGATCTGCTGCGGCTGCTGGAGCGGGCCCTGCGCCGCACGGGGATGCCGGTGAGCTTCAGCGGCGGCTTCCACCCCCTGCCGCGGCTGCAGGTGGCCCTGGCCCTGCCCCTGGGGGTGGAGGGCCAGGGCGAGTGGCTCGATCTGGAGTTCACCCAGCCGGTGGAGCCTGCGGCGGTGCGTGCCCGCCTGCAGGCGGAGCTGCCGCCGGGGCTGCAGCTGCTCTCGGCGGCGGTGGTGCCCACCTTCGGCCCCAGCCTCAGCCAGGAGCTGGCGGCGGCCCACTGGCGCTTCGCTCTCCGGGCCGAGAACGGCCCGGCGCTGGATCCGCAGGCCTGTGGCGCCGCGATTGCGGCCCTGTTGGCGGCGCCGGTGCTCAGCTGGCACGACACCGACAAGAAGGGCCGACCCCGCCAGCGGGACTGCCGGCCGGAGCTTCAGGATCTGCGGCTGGTCGCCCCCGGGGCAGACCCAGAAGCGCCCGCGGCCCCAGGCGAGCTGGTGCTTGAGCTGGAGGCCGCCATCGATGGGGCTGGACGCAGCCTGCGTCCGGCCCAGGTGGCCCACTGGTTGGCGGAGCACCTGGGCCGGGAACTGGCTCTTGGCCCCCAGTGCCGCACGGCCCTGCTGTTGCGGGAGTCCTGA
- the rpsJ gene encoding 30S ribosomal protein S10, giving the protein MSTAIAQQKIRIRLKAFDRRMLDLSCDKIIETADHTAATAIGPIPLPTKRKIYCVLRSPHVDKDSREHFETRTHRRIIDIYSPSAKTIDALMKLDLPSGVDIEVKL; this is encoded by the coding sequence ATGTCCACCGCCATCGCCCAGCAGAAGATCCGCATCCGCCTCAAGGCGTTTGATCGCCGCATGCTGGATCTCTCCTGCGACAAAATCATTGAAACGGCCGATCACACCGCCGCCACGGCGATCGGACCGATCCCCCTGCCCACCAAGCGCAAGATCTACTGCGTGCTGCGCTCGCCCCACGTGGACAAGGACTCCCGTGAGCACTTCGAGACCCGCACCCACCGCCGGATCATCGACATCTACAGCCCCTCGGCCAAGACCATCGATGCCCTGATGAAGCTCGACCTGCCGAGCGGCGTGGACATCGAGGTGAAGCTCTGA
- the tuf gene encoding elongation factor Tu encodes MAREKFERNKPHVNIGTIGHVDHGKTTLTAAITNVLAKKGQAKAQAYDQIDGAPEERERGITINTAHVEYETDGRHYAHVDCPGHADYVKNMITGAAQMDGAILVVAATDGPMAQTKEHILLAKQVGVPALVVALNKCDMVDDEEILELVELEVRELLSSYDFPGDDIPVVKVSGLKALEGDAEWEAKIDELMTAVDTSIPEPEREIDKPFLMAVEDVFSITGRGTVATGRIERGKVKVGEEIEIVGIRDTRKTTVTGVEMFRKLLDEGMAGDNVGLLLRGIQKEDIERGMVLVKPGSITPHTKFEGEVYVLKKEEGGRHTPFFAGYRPQFYIRTTDVTGQITAFTSDDGANVEMVMPGDRIKMTGELICPVAIEQGMRFAIREGGRTIGAGVVSKILA; translated from the coding sequence ATGGCTCGCGAGAAGTTCGAGAGGAATAAGCCCCACGTCAACATCGGCACCATCGGCCACGTTGACCACGGCAAAACCACCCTCACGGCCGCCATCACCAACGTGCTGGCCAAGAAGGGGCAGGCCAAGGCCCAGGCCTACGACCAGATCGACGGTGCTCCCGAGGAGCGTGAGCGCGGTATCACCATCAACACCGCCCACGTCGAGTACGAGACCGACGGCCGTCACTACGCCCACGTGGACTGCCCCGGTCACGCGGACTACGTGAAGAACATGATCACCGGTGCCGCCCAGATGGACGGCGCCATCCTCGTGGTGGCCGCCACCGACGGCCCCATGGCCCAGACCAAGGAGCACATCCTGCTGGCCAAGCAGGTGGGCGTGCCCGCCCTGGTGGTGGCACTGAACAAGTGCGACATGGTCGACGATGAGGAGATCCTCGAGCTGGTGGAACTGGAAGTGCGCGAGCTGCTCTCCAGCTACGACTTCCCCGGCGATGACATCCCCGTGGTGAAGGTCTCCGGCCTCAAGGCCCTCGAGGGCGACGCCGAGTGGGAAGCCAAGATCGACGAGCTGATGACCGCCGTCGACACCTCGATCCCCGAGCCTGAGCGCGAGATCGACAAGCCCTTCCTGATGGCGGTGGAAGACGTGTTCTCCATCACCGGTCGCGGCACCGTGGCCACCGGCCGGATCGAGCGCGGCAAGGTGAAGGTGGGCGAGGAAATCGAGATTGTGGGGATTCGCGACACCCGCAAAACCACCGTGACCGGTGTGGAGATGTTCCGCAAGCTGCTCGACGAGGGCATGGCCGGCGACAACGTGGGCCTGCTGCTGCGCGGCATTCAGAAGGAGGACATCGAACGCGGCATGGTGCTGGTGAAGCCCGGCTCCATCACCCCCCACACCAAGTTCGAGGGTGAGGTGTACGTGCTGAAGAAGGAAGAGGGCGGCCGCCACACCCCCTTCTTCGCCGGTTACCGGCCGCAGTTCTACATCCGCACCACGGATGTGACCGGCCAGATCACCGCCTTCACCTCCGACGACGGCGCCAATGTGGAGATGGTGATGCCCGGCGACCGCATCAAGATGACCGGCGAGCTGATCTGCCCGGTGGCCATCGAACAGGGCATGCGCTTCGCCATCCGCGAGGGTGGCCGCACCATCGGTGCCGGCGTGGTGTCCAAGATCCTGGCCTGA